A section of the Capra hircus breed San Clemente chromosome 23, ASM170441v1, whole genome shotgun sequence genome encodes:
- the LOC102180169 gene encoding 40S ribosomal protein S4, X isoform, with product MARGPKKHLKRVAAPKHWMLDKLTGVFAPRPSTGPHKLRECLPLIIFLRNRLKYALTGDEVKKICMQRFIKIDGKVRTDVTYPAGFMDVISIDKIGENFRLIYDTKGRFAVHRITPEEAKYKLCKVRKIFVGTKGIPHLVTHDARTIRYPDPLIKVNDTIQIDLETGKITDFIKFDTGNLCMVTGGANLGRIGVITNRERHPGSFDVVHVKDANGNSFATRLSNIFVIGKGNKPWISLPRGKGIRLTIAEERDKRLAAKQSSG from the coding sequence ATGGCTCGGGGTCCCAAGAAGCACCTGAAACGTGTAGCAGCTCCAAAGCACTGGATGCTGGATAAGCTGACCGGCGTGTTTGCCCCTCGTCCATCTACCGGTCCCCACAAGCTGAGGGAATGTCTCCCTCTCATCATTTTCCTAAGAAACAGACTTAAGTATGCCCTAACAGGAGATGAAGTGAAGAAGATTTGCATGCAGCGTTTCATTAAGATCGATGGCAAAGTCCGCACTGATGTAACCTACCCTGCTGGTTTTATGGATGTCATCAGCATTGATAAGATTGGAGAGAATTTTCGTTTAATCTATGACACCAAGGGTCGCTTTGCTGTTCATCGTATTACACCTGAGGAGGCCAAGTATAAGTTGTGTAAAGTGAGAAAGATCTTCGTGGGAACAAAAGGAATCCCTCATCTGGTGACCCATGATGCTCGCACCATCCGTTACCCTGATCCCCTCATCAAGGTGAATGACACCATTCAGATTGATCTGGAGACGGGCAAGATTACTGATTTCATCAAGTTTGACACTGGTAACCTGTGCATGGTGACTGGTGGTGCTAACCTGGGAAGAATTGGTGTGATTACCAACCGGGAGAGACATCCAGGCTCTTTTGATGTAGTTCATGTGAAAGATGCCAACGGCAACAGCTTTGCCACCCGGCTCTCCAACATTTTCGTTATTGGCAAAGGCAACAAGCCATGGATCTCTCTTCCCCGTGGAAAGGGTATTCGCCTTACCATTGCTGAGGAGAGAGACAAGAGGCTGGCAGCCAAACAGAGCAGTGGATAA